In Candidatus Desulforudis audaxviator MP104C, a genomic segment contains:
- a CDS encoding Lrp/AsnC family transcriptional regulator, with protein MDKTIEILELLANNCRLEAAQIATMVDLPVAEVQRIIADLEANHTILSYRTMVNWDRVGKERVLALIEVRVTPQRDVGFEAIAKRVGRYPEVKNLYLMSGAYDLAVFVEGRTMKEVANFVATKLAPLDGVTGTTTHFVLQTFKEEGVLLGDGEDDRRLVVSP; from the coding sequence ATGGACAAAACAATCGAGATCTTGGAGCTTCTGGCGAACAACTGCCGCCTGGAAGCCGCCCAGATCGCCACGATGGTGGACCTTCCGGTGGCCGAGGTGCAGCGGATCATCGCCGACCTCGAAGCCAACCACACCATCCTGAGCTACCGGACCATGGTCAACTGGGACCGGGTCGGCAAGGAACGGGTGCTGGCCCTGATCGAGGTCCGGGTCACGCCCCAGCGGGACGTGGGCTTTGAGGCCATCGCCAAGCGGGTGGGCCGCTACCCGGAAGTGAAGAACCTATATTTGATGTCGGGCGCGTATGACCTGGCCGTTTTCGTTGAGGGGCGGACCATGAAAGAGGTGGCCAACTTCGTGGCCACCAAGTTGGCCCCGCTCGACGGCGTGACCGGCACCACCACCCACTTTGTGCTCCAGACCTTCAAGGAAGAGGGGGTCCTGTTGGGTGACGGGGAAGACGACCGGAGGTTGGTGGTGTCGCCGTGA
- a CDS encoding DNA methyltransferase: MKSGGSYIFNDRLVYRNQEEYVVVDRPKVVQYIDAAMNQPDLDGFRKHITNLKLALENPDEDLITSNGQGFSLRLEPFLTDIKQILDAYTLERARYYAERLKKGLSEVKTTKVNDINVRRWKDYDEVFTDSLWNINRRDSSGAHLGWYWGNFIPQIPHQLMLRYTKKGELVVDPFLGSGTTLIECRRLGRHGLGVELNPKTLHKARELVEAEENRHNVITRLIVGDSRVFDFEAAIRAMGFSAIDLLLMHPPYHDIIRFGSDENDLSNAKSTRDFLHMFGEVLDNTLPLLRKGRYLGIVIGDKYSQGEWIPLGFYCMQEAMNRGLSLKSIVVKNFEETKGKRNQKALWRYRALLGGFYVFKHEYILVLRKV, encoded by the coding sequence ATGAAATCCGGTGGTTCGTACATATTTAATGACCGGCTTGTATATCGCAATCAAGAAGAGTATGTTGTGGTTGATAGGCCAAAGGTAGTTCAATATATTGATGCAGCCATGAATCAGCCAGATCTAGATGGTTTTCGAAAACATATTACGAACCTCAAGCTGGCGTTAGAAAACCCAGATGAAGACCTGATCACTTCTAATGGCCAGGGTTTCTCCTTGAGGCTAGAGCCTTTCCTGACTGATATTAAACAAATACTTGACGCCTACACCCTTGAGCGAGCACGGTACTATGCAGAGCGGTTGAAGAAGGGTTTGTCTGAAGTCAAGACTACCAAAGTCAACGACATTAACGTCCGGCGCTGGAAAGACTATGATGAAGTTTTTACTGACAGCCTCTGGAACATAAACCGTCGCGACAGTTCAGGTGCACACCTGGGGTGGTACTGGGGCAACTTCATCCCACAGATCCCGCATCAGTTGATGCTGCGATATACCAAAAAGGGTGAGTTAGTCGTCGACCCGTTTCTAGGTAGCGGCACCACTTTGATTGAGTGCCGTCGCCTCGGCCGTCACGGCCTCGGCGTGGAACTCAATCCAAAAACGCTCCATAAAGCCAGAGAACTGGTGGAGGCCGAAGAAAACAGGCACAACGTCATAACACGGTTGATTGTCGGCGACAGCAGGGTTTTTGATTTCGAAGCCGCAATACGGGCGATGGGGTTTTCGGCCATAGACTTATTACTCATGCATCCTCCATACCACGATATCATCCGTTTTGGCAGCGATGAAAACGATCTTTCCAACGCAAAAAGCACGAGAGATTTTCTCCACATGTTCGGAGAGGTACTGGATAATACTTTACCCCTACTGCGAAAAGGCCGTTATCTGGGCATTGTAATCGGCGACAAGTACAGTCAGGGAGAATGGATTCCTTTGGGTTTTTATTGCATGCAAGAAGCAATGAATCGCGGACTTTCTCTTAAGAGCATCGTTGTCAAGAACTTCGAGGAAACAAAGGGGAAACGCAATCAAAAAGCATTATGGCGTTACCGTGCCTTGTTGGGTGGTTTCTACGTCTTCAAGCATGAATACATCTTGGTACTTAGGAAAGTTTAG
- the ypeB gene encoding germination protein YpeB codes for MKRPVLVALVSLAVLAVVSAWAFEQWSARRHLENLLNAEYQRSFFDTVLNVRGLEVLLGKVLVGDGSPQDADLLGETWREAVLAQRELSQLPVQPAVIGRTSQFLNQVGEFTNVLMRQVAAGRPPSPDQWNTLEELHRQAGILNTQLQVVQRRVEAGGARYWELASELRARRGALRPAPPDPASTALEAVNREMEQFPTLVYDGAFSEHMDRRVPRAATGAPTTEEKARERALAVVDRPRGELVARVTGTTKGRIPSYRVEVAERNDPDGDRLFLVDVARRGGEVVWMLDTRTPGAPAVSVSEARRAAEEYLNRLGRPDMEAVSSEQQGEGTVMFAFVPRQDGVLLYTDMIKVTVALDQGRVSGLNALDYVMYHRPRELPAPALSAAEAARRGLNPDFVVRSSRLVLIPTTGGGEALAWEIRGERVGNEYLVYVNAGNGRREKILQVVETAEGTLTI; via the coding sequence ATGAAGCGTCCCGTGCTGGTTGCGCTCGTGTCTCTGGCGGTCCTGGCGGTGGTCTCCGCCTGGGCCTTTGAACAGTGGAGTGCGCGACGCCATCTCGAAAACCTGCTCAACGCCGAGTACCAGCGGTCCTTTTTTGACACGGTGCTAAACGTGCGTGGTCTGGAGGTGCTCCTCGGCAAGGTCCTGGTCGGCGACGGCAGTCCCCAGGACGCCGATCTGCTGGGGGAGACCTGGCGGGAGGCCGTCCTGGCCCAACGGGAATTGAGCCAGCTCCCCGTCCAGCCGGCGGTCATCGGCCGGACCAGCCAGTTTCTAAACCAGGTAGGCGAGTTCACGAACGTCCTGATGCGGCAGGTGGCTGCCGGCCGGCCCCCGTCGCCGGACCAGTGGAACACGCTCGAGGAGTTGCACCGCCAGGCCGGCATCCTGAACACCCAACTCCAGGTGGTGCAGCGCCGCGTGGAGGCGGGCGGTGCTCGGTACTGGGAACTGGCTTCGGAGTTGCGTGCGCGCCGGGGCGCCCTCCGGCCGGCCCCGCCGGACCCAGCGAGCACCGCATTGGAGGCGGTAAACCGGGAGATGGAACAGTTTCCGACACTGGTCTATGACGGCGCCTTTTCGGAACATATGGACCGCCGCGTGCCGCGTGCCGCTACCGGTGCGCCCACTACGGAGGAAAAAGCCCGGGAAAGGGCGCTGGCCGTGGTTGACCGGCCCCGAGGGGAATTGGTGGCGCGGGTAACCGGGACGACCAAGGGCCGAATACCGTCTTACCGGGTGGAGGTTGCGGAACGTAACGACCCCGATGGTGACCGGTTGTTTCTGGTGGACGTGGCCCGGCGGGGCGGGGAAGTGGTCTGGATGTTGGACACCAGAACCCCCGGCGCGCCCGCGGTGTCCGTCAGCGAGGCGCGGCGTGCGGCCGAGGAGTACTTGAACCGATTGGGCCGGCCGGACATGGAGGCGGTGTCCTCGGAGCAGCAGGGCGAGGGCACGGTAATGTTTGCCTTTGTGCCGCGGCAAGACGGCGTCCTGCTGTACACGGACATGATCAAAGTGACGGTGGCCCTGGACCAGGGGCGTGTCAGCGGTTTGAACGCTCTGGACTACGTGATGTACCACCGGCCGCGGGAATTGCCGGCTCCCGCGCTCAGTGCCGCCGAAGCCGCCCGCCGGGGTCTCAACCCGGACTTTGTAGTCCGGTCGTCCCGCCTGGTGCTCATTCCCACAACCGGTGGTGGGGAGGCCCTGGCCTGGGAAATCAGGGGCGAAAGGGTCGGCAACGAATACCTGGTGTACGTCAACGCCGGGAACGGGCGGCGGGAGAAGATTCTCCAGGTGGTGGAGACGGCGGAGGGGACGCTGACCATCTGA
- a CDS encoding cell wall hydrolase: MSRLRIRRESAFFVVVVLTVAIVGLVVAWLTGRWFQYPPAIEWPDLPSVPAVQEYAPAPFGMEEAIPVTGRVGGQDAVQLLARLIQAEAANEPYVGKVAVGAVVLNRVRHASFPNTIPGVIFQPRAFQPVANGRIWLPVEQDSYRAARQALAGWDPSHGSLYFWNPAKSTSPWVWTRTIITRIGRHVFAR; this comes from the coding sequence GTGAGCCGCCTGCGTATTCGTCGTGAGAGTGCTTTCTTTGTAGTGGTCGTCCTCACCGTCGCCATAGTGGGCCTGGTTGTGGCCTGGCTCACCGGAAGGTGGTTCCAGTACCCGCCCGCGATTGAGTGGCCCGATCTGCCCAGTGTACCTGCCGTCCAGGAGTATGCGCCGGCACCGTTCGGCATGGAAGAAGCTATTCCGGTGACCGGGAGGGTGGGCGGACAAGACGCCGTCCAGTTGCTGGCACGCCTGATCCAGGCCGAAGCCGCCAACGAGCCCTACGTCGGCAAGGTGGCCGTGGGAGCGGTAGTCCTCAACCGGGTAAGGCATGCCTCCTTTCCCAACACCATTCCCGGCGTGATCTTTCAACCGCGAGCCTTTCAACCGGTGGCCAACGGGCGGATCTGGCTGCCGGTCGAACAGGATTCCTACCGGGCGGCCCGGCAGGCCCTGGCCGGTTGGGATCCCAGCCACGGGTCCCTTTATTTCTGGAATCCGGCCAAGTCGACCAGCCCCTGGGTCTGGACCCGCACGATTATCACCAGGATCGGTCGGCACGTTTTTGCCCGCTAG
- the nfi gene encoding deoxyribonuclease V (cleaves DNA at apurinic or apyrimidinic sites), with protein sequence MHSLHPWTIEPAGARELQRELAGRLRFQFPPGLRVRHVCGVDVSSARTDNRLYAAAVVFSFPELELVEAATAVLPAAFPYVPGLLSFREGPVLLEALQHLRVTPDVVLCDGQGTAHPRGVGIASHLGLFLDRPTLGVAKTVLVGDYNPPGPEPGAVSPLVHQGRVVGTVLRTKRGVKPVFISPGHLVDPDTAVELALACCQGYRLPEPVRQAHLLSNRLRRVKA encoded by the coding sequence ATGCACTCCCTGCACCCCTGGACCATAGAGCCGGCCGGGGCGCGGGAACTCCAGCGGGAGCTGGCCGGACGACTCCGGTTCCAGTTCCCGCCGGGGTTGCGGGTCAGGCACGTGTGCGGCGTCGATGTGTCTTCCGCCCGCACGGATAACCGGCTTTACGCGGCCGCCGTGGTGTTCTCCTTTCCGGAACTCGAACTGGTGGAAGCGGCCACCGCCGTTCTGCCGGCTGCCTTTCCGTACGTGCCGGGTCTGCTGTCCTTCCGGGAAGGCCCGGTCCTGCTGGAGGCCCTGCAACACTTGCGTGTCACTCCCGACGTGGTGCTGTGCGACGGGCAGGGCACGGCCCATCCTCGGGGTGTGGGGATCGCGAGTCATCTCGGACTCTTCCTGGACCGGCCCACCCTGGGGGTGGCGAAGACAGTCCTGGTGGGCGATTACAATCCCCCGGGGCCCGAGCCTGGGGCCGTCTCGCCCCTGGTCCACCAGGGCCGCGTCGTCGGTACCGTCCTCAGAACCAAGCGCGGAGTGAAACCGGTGTTCATCTCCCCCGGGCACCTTGTCGATCCGGATACCGCCGTCGAACTGGCGCTGGCCTGCTGCCAGGGTTACCGCCTACCGGAACCGGTGCGCCAGGCGCACCTTCTGTCTAACCGGCTGCGCCGGGTCAAAGCTTAG
- the cutA gene encoding divalent-cation tolerance protein CutA: MSATTLVYITAPNFEEAERLARGLVENRLAACANIIPRIVSTYWWDDRVHEAEETLIIAKTTGDLVDRVLLWAKENHTYEVPAILAINTVDGDADFVNWLHAEVRKK; the protein is encoded by the coding sequence GTGAGTGCGACCACTCTGGTTTACATTACGGCCCCCAATTTCGAGGAGGCGGAGCGGCTCGCCAGGGGACTGGTGGAGAACAGGCTGGCCGCATGCGCCAACATCATTCCCCGGATTGTGTCCACCTACTGGTGGGACGACCGGGTGCACGAGGCGGAAGAAACCCTGATCATCGCCAAGACCACCGGCGACCTGGTGGACCGGGTGCTTCTCTGGGCCAAGGAAAATCACACCTATGAGGTGCCGGCCATTCTGGCCATCAACACCGTTGACGGGGACGCGGATTTCGTGAACTGGCTGCACGCCGAAGTGCGGAAGAAATGA
- a CDS encoding cobyrinate a,c-diamide synthase produces the protein MEGRPRVVIAAPQGRSGKTTVTAALIAALRGRGLAVQPFKKGPDFIDPSWLTRVAGRSCRNLDRFLMDEPTLAGSFMRATADADIAVIEGAMGLFDGVDVEGSGSTAEIARILKAPVILVVNAVRMTRSAAAVVLGCRMFDPRVHLAGVVFNNVARQRHRDLLTASVEHYCRIPVLGAMPKNRSYEVPDRHLGLIPAGEDEHLLGAVHAWTADAETFLDVDRILEIARAAPPLPAPPPLPAAVAPAGGRPLIGVIRDRAFSFYYPENLEALERAGAGLVYINALHDGLPDVDGLYVGGGFPEVFAAELEANVRLRRAVRERVESGLPVYAECGGLMYMGRRLTWKGKSYAMTGALPFEVDLDERPRGHGYMIVDVVGDNPYFPVGTTIRGHEFHHSRVHALDTGTARLAFRVRKGYGVDGEWDGIVYRNVLAAYKHIHALSVPGWAPGFVLRAAAYSAQKNKEVP, from the coding sequence GTGGAAGGCAGGCCGCGGGTGGTCATTGCCGCACCGCAGGGCCGGTCGGGAAAAACAACGGTTACCGCTGCGCTGATCGCCGCCCTGCGTGGGCGGGGACTCGCGGTCCAGCCGTTCAAAAAGGGTCCCGACTTCATTGACCCGAGCTGGTTGACGCGGGTTGCCGGCCGGAGTTGCCGCAACCTGGACCGTTTCCTGATGGACGAACCGACACTGGCCGGTTCGTTTATGCGGGCGACGGCGGATGCGGACATCGCCGTAATCGAAGGGGCGATGGGCCTGTTTGACGGTGTGGACGTGGAGGGAAGCGGCAGCACCGCGGAGATTGCGCGGATTTTGAAAGCGCCGGTCATCCTGGTGGTGAATGCGGTGCGCATGACCCGCAGCGCCGCCGCGGTCGTGCTTGGCTGCCGGATGTTTGACCCGCGGGTGCACCTGGCCGGTGTGGTGTTTAACAACGTCGCCCGGCAGCGGCACCGGGATCTGCTGACGGCGTCTGTCGAGCACTACTGCCGGATCCCGGTGCTGGGTGCCATGCCGAAAAACAGGTCCTACGAGGTGCCCGACCGGCACCTGGGCCTGATTCCGGCCGGTGAGGACGAGCACCTGCTCGGCGCGGTGCATGCCTGGACCGCCGACGCGGAGACCTTTCTAGACGTTGACCGCATTCTGGAAATCGCCCGTGCGGCGCCGCCGCTTCCCGCACCCCCGCCGTTGCCGGCCGCCGTGGCACCGGCCGGCGGCCGGCCGCTGATCGGGGTGATCCGGGACCGGGCCTTCAGCTTCTACTATCCCGAGAATCTGGAGGCCCTGGAACGGGCCGGCGCCGGACTGGTTTACATCAACGCCCTGCACGACGGTCTCCCGGACGTGGACGGGCTTTATGTCGGCGGCGGCTTCCCGGAGGTGTTCGCCGCCGAGCTGGAGGCCAATGTGCGCCTGCGCCGGGCCGTCCGTGAACGGGTCGAGTCCGGGTTGCCCGTGTACGCCGAATGCGGCGGGCTGATGTACATGGGACGGAGGCTTACCTGGAAAGGGAAAAGCTACGCCATGACCGGGGCACTGCCCTTTGAGGTCGATCTGGACGAGCGGCCCCGGGGTCACGGGTACATGATTGTGGACGTCGTTGGGGACAATCCCTACTTTCCGGTTGGGACCACCATCAGGGGGCACGAGTTTCACCACTCGCGGGTGCACGCCCTGGACACCGGGACCGCCCGGCTGGCGTTCCGGGTCCGGAAAGGATACGGTGTAGACGGCGAGTGGGATGGGATCGTTTACCGAAACGTACTGGCGGCCTACAAGCACATTCACGCCCTGTCCGTTCCCGGATGGGCGCCTGGGTTTGTGCTGCGGGCCGCCGCTTACAGTGCTCAGAAGAACAAGGAGGTTCCATAA
- a CDS encoding TusE/DsrC/DsvC family sulfur relay protein has product MPFVEVEGKQVEVDEDGFMVDPAAWWPGWAHYVAKQEGIGELTERHWHVIDFLKDYYAKTGIAPMIRKLCKESGIPLKEMYELFPTGPAKGACKCAGLPKPTGCV; this is encoded by the coding sequence ATGCCGTTTGTCGAAGTTGAAGGAAAACAGGTGGAAGTCGACGAGGACGGCTTCATGGTCGACCCCGCGGCTTGGTGGCCGGGGTGGGCGCACTATGTGGCCAAGCAGGAGGGCATTGGTGAGCTTACCGAGCGGCACTGGCACGTAATAGACTTTCTTAAGGACTATTACGCCAAGACCGGCATCGCCCCGATGATTCGCAAACTTTGCAAGGAAAGCGGCATCCCCTTGAAGGAGATGTACGAGCTGTTCCCCACCGGCCCGGCGAAGGGCGCCTGCAAGTGTGCCGGTCTACCCAAGCCCACCGGCTGCGTGTAA
- a CDS encoding (Fe-S)-binding protein: MSETNGLRQPKRASEDLFLKLGVVPVPDSQKVAAAIQHLDEFRHKVRSFVMAMESCVKCGACAENCHTYLGTRDPNNIPAGRADLIRKVYKRHFTVQGKLFPGLVGAQDLDLETIEKWFSYYYQCSECRRCAHVCPFGIDTAEVTMIGRQILFWLGIGPQLHTATAGAILRTGNHMGLTQAGIIDTLDFLSEEIAEEYDGLKVTFPVDKPDSDILYVPSSADFALNPNTLKGAAMFFHYVGANWTISSRITEAGNFGYLMDQNRVQREMVTRLMEETTRLGCKKIVWGECGHGWRATKMYVPTMSDLPASRRIPMTHIHDEVEAYIKAGLLELDPKRNARSITLHDPCNYARACGHSDNMRVIMNAVVPKGAFTEMTPNREANFCCGGGSGILFDDPKMYQYRILASNKKAEQVRATNVEVLCAPCSICKAQLYPMVKEHKLPVEVVGLIDLVGNALVFRD; the protein is encoded by the coding sequence ATGAGTGAGACAAATGGGTTGAGGCAGCCCAAGCGGGCTTCCGAAGACCTGTTTTTAAAACTGGGGGTCGTACCCGTACCCGACAGCCAGAAAGTGGCGGCGGCGATCCAGCACCTGGACGAATTCCGCCACAAGGTGCGTTCCTTTGTAATGGCTATGGAGTCGTGCGTCAAGTGCGGTGCCTGCGCCGAGAACTGCCACACCTACCTGGGGACGCGGGATCCGAACAACATCCCGGCCGGCCGGGCCGACCTGATCCGGAAAGTTTACAAGCGCCACTTCACCGTGCAGGGGAAACTCTTCCCGGGTCTGGTGGGCGCCCAGGACCTGGACTTGGAAACCATTGAAAAGTGGTTCAGCTATTACTACCAGTGTTCCGAGTGCCGGCGCTGCGCGCACGTCTGCCCCTTCGGCATCGATACCGCCGAGGTGACGATGATTGGGCGGCAGATCCTGTTCTGGCTGGGCATCGGGCCGCAACTCCACACCGCCACTGCGGGCGCGATCCTGCGGACCGGCAACCATATGGGCCTGACCCAGGCTGGGATCATCGACACGCTTGACTTTTTGTCCGAGGAGATTGCGGAGGAGTACGATGGGCTCAAGGTTACGTTCCCGGTCGACAAGCCGGATTCGGACATCCTTTACGTCCCATCGTCGGCCGACTTCGCGCTGAATCCGAACACGCTGAAAGGCGCGGCCATGTTCTTCCATTACGTCGGTGCCAACTGGACCATCTCCAGCCGCATCACCGAGGCCGGGAACTTCGGCTACCTGATGGACCAGAACCGCGTCCAGCGGGAGATGGTGACCAGGCTGATGGAGGAAACCACCCGCCTGGGCTGCAAGAAGATCGTCTGGGGCGAGTGTGGTCACGGCTGGCGCGCGACCAAGATGTACGTACCGACCATGTCGGACTTGCCGGCCTCCAGGAGGATTCCAATGACCCACATCCACGACGAGGTCGAGGCCTATATCAAGGCTGGGCTGCTCGAACTGGACCCGAAGCGCAATGCGCGCAGCATTACGCTGCACGATCCCTGCAACTACGCTCGGGCCTGCGGGCACAGCGACAACATGCGCGTCATAATGAACGCGGTGGTGCCGAAGGGCGCCTTCACGGAAATGACGCCCAACCGGGAGGCCAACTTCTGCTGCGGCGGCGGTTCCGGAATCCTGTTTGACGACCCGAAGATGTACCAGTACCGGATCTTGGCCTCCAACAAGAAGGCCGAACAGGTACGGGCGACCAACGTCGAGGTTCTGTGTGCCCCGTGTTCCATCTGCAAAGCCCAGCTCTACCCCATGGTCAAGGAACACAAACTTCCCGTGGAGGTAGTCGGGCTGATCGATCTGGTGGGCAATGCGCTGGTGTTTCGCGACTAA
- a CDS encoding respiratory nitrate reductase subunit gamma, translated as MNVFIGQILPYIAVTVFLGGVAWRIWRWMIPRIVHNITLSPWPKSWSAAIVWMLWQLATFWNLLKFDRPLWVGAWFMHIALFLMLAGHVQAFYTLGLQFHILAPGFITPELSLKMSDWFGTGLGIVFWLALVYLLGRRLVVEQVRTISSASDYVHLLLLIAIATLGNIMRLFPEYHVGYAPVREYLAGLFLFQPHPMPDSLFFITKYTLVMILMIIFPFSKLMHSFGFFWERWIINRPFHEPARGLPGARVQLPK; from the coding sequence GTGAACGTATTTATCGGTCAGATTCTGCCCTACATTGCGGTCACAGTGTTTCTGGGCGGCGTGGCCTGGCGGATCTGGCGCTGGATGATCCCGCGGATCGTGCACAACATTACCTTGTCTCCGTGGCCGAAGAGCTGGTCCGCGGCTATCGTCTGGATGCTTTGGCAGTTGGCCACTTTTTGGAACCTCTTGAAGTTTGACCGGCCGCTGTGGGTTGGCGCCTGGTTCATGCACATCGCCCTGTTTCTCATGCTGGCGGGGCATGTTCAGGCCTTTTACACCCTGGGGTTGCAGTTCCACATCCTGGCGCCCGGCTTTATCACTCCGGAGCTGAGCCTCAAGATGTCGGACTGGTTCGGTACCGGCCTGGGAATCGTCTTCTGGTTGGCGCTGGTGTACCTGCTGGGGCGGCGCTTGGTTGTTGAGCAGGTCCGGACCATCTCCTCGGCGAGTGATTATGTGCACCTGTTGCTGCTGATCGCTATCGCCACGCTGGGTAATATCATGCGCCTATTCCCCGAATACCATGTGGGATATGCCCCGGTTCGGGAGTACCTCGCGGGACTTTTCCTTTTCCAACCGCACCCGATGCCCGACAGTCTTTTCTTTATCACCAAGTACACGCTGGTAATGATCCTGATGATTATCTTCCCGTTCAGCAAACTGATGCACTCTTTCGGCTTTTTCTGGGAGCGGTGGATCATTAACCGGCCGTTCCATGAACCGGCTCGCGGTCTGCCGGGTGCCAGGGTGCAGCTTCCCAAATAG
- a CDS encoding indolepyruvate ferredoxin oxidoreductase subunit alpha, which translates to MFVVAVDQGVCDGCGECTESCPSETLKLVDGKAQVVNDECMGCETCVTICPTGAVTLQEV; encoded by the coding sequence ATGTTCGTAGTGGCCGTTGACCAGGGTGTTTGCGACGGTTGCGGAGAATGTACGGAGTCTTGTCCGTCGGAAACCTTGAAACTGGTCGATGGAAAGGCGCAAGTGGTGAACGACGAGTGTATGGGCTGCGAGACCTGTGTCACCATCTGCCCGACCGGCGCGGTGACGCTGCAAGAGGTGTAG
- a CDS encoding transposase, giving the protein MAIIPQQRLFGWQEIDELGDLERFLLVVNHLPDEQLMQKLERERGKGRDDYPVRAVWNSILAGIVFQHVSVESLRRELCRNGQLRELCGFDPARGEDAVPPSYIYSRILVKLMRHADEVENIFTRLVDEIRVLLPDFGRILAIDSKAVSSLARGKKRDEEEKVQKPDGRRDTDADWGRKTYRGRKKGGTLWEKVVWWFGYKLHLVVDAVYELPVGFAVTKASASDVKEGHILIDRVAKEHPEIVARCEALAADKAFDDIKLNVKLWDEYRIKPVIDIRNTWRDGEETWLVTGKENIVYDYRGTVYCCCPETNKRREMAFGGFEKDRETLKYRCPARHYGVECRGMEQCAATGGIRIPLVEDRRIFTPLARSSYKWKTLYKKRTAVERVNARLDEAYGFEKHFIRGLKKMKLRCGLALMVMLAMAVGRLRQKQGIDLRSLVKAA; this is encoded by the coding sequence ATGGCCATTATACCACAACAGCGGCTTTTTGGGTGGCAGGAAATCGACGAACTCGGTGACTTGGAACGTTTTTTGCTTGTAGTGAACCACCTGCCCGATGAGCAGTTGATGCAAAAGCTGGAGAGAGAGCGTGGTAAGGGACGGGATGATTACCCGGTGCGGGCGGTTTGGAACTCCATCCTGGCCGGGATCGTATTTCAGCACGTGTCTGTGGAGAGCCTGCGGCGGGAACTCTGCCGGAACGGCCAGTTGCGGGAACTTTGCGGTTTTGATCCGGCCCGGGGCGAGGATGCCGTTCCGCCTTCTTACATATACAGCCGCATCTTGGTGAAACTGATGCGGCACGCCGACGAAGTGGAAAACATATTTACGCGGCTGGTGGATGAAATAAGAGTGCTGCTACCGGATTTCGGTCGAATTTTGGCCATAGACAGCAAAGCCGTCAGCAGTCTGGCCCGGGGCAAAAAGCGGGATGAAGAAGAGAAGGTCCAAAAGCCTGACGGGCGCCGGGACACCGATGCGGACTGGGGCCGGAAAACATACCGGGGGCGTAAGAAAGGCGGCACCCTATGGGAAAAAGTCGTGTGGTGGTTTGGCTACAAACTCCACCTTGTAGTTGACGCTGTTTATGAACTGCCGGTGGGATTTGCGGTGACAAAGGCGTCGGCCAGCGACGTGAAAGAGGGACATATACTCATTGATCGGGTGGCGAAAGAGCATCCGGAGATTGTGGCCCGCTGCGAGGCATTGGCGGCGGACAAAGCCTTTGACGACATCAAGCTAAACGTGAAACTCTGGGACGAATACCGGATCAAGCCCGTGATTGACATCCGCAACACGTGGCGGGACGGCGAGGAGACGTGGCTTGTAACCGGTAAGGAGAACATCGTTTACGATTACCGTGGAACGGTTTATTGTTGCTGCCCCGAGACAAACAAACGTCGCGAGATGGCCTTCGGGGGATTTGAGAAAGACCGGGAAACCTTGAAATACCGCTGTCCGGCCCGGCACTACGGAGTAGAGTGCCGGGGCATGGAACAATGTGCCGCAACCGGTGGGATACGTATTCCCCTGGTGGAAGACCGGCGGATCTTCACCCCGCTGGCGCGGTCCAGCTACAAGTGGAAAACACTCTACAAAAAGCGTACGGCGGTAGAAAGGGTAAATGCCCGCCTGGACGAGGCCTACGGATTTGAAAAGCATTTCATTCGGGGCTTGAAGAAGATGAAGCTGCGTTGCGGGTTGGCCCTGATGGTGATGCTGGCGATGGCCGTGGGCCGACTGCGACAAAAACAAGGAATAGACTTAAGGAGCCTGGTGAAGGCGGCCTGA
- a CDS encoding FmdB family zinc ribbon protein — protein sequence MPVFEFRCLECGDLFEKFFRNSDKGVEVACPKCRSESFERVISSTNYVMGSGKPQKPKITTKSCSAGNTCATLEIPGPTR from the coding sequence ATGCCTGTTTTCGAGTTTCGATGCCTGGAGTGCGGCGACCTTTTTGAAAAGTTTTTCCGGAATTCGGACAAGGGGGTCGAGGTCGCCTGTCCCAAATGCCGTTCGGAATCGTTCGAGCGCGTGATCAGCAGCACCAATTACGTAATGGGCTCCGGCAAACCGCAGAAACCCAAGATCACGACCAAGTCGTGCAGCGCGGGAAACACTTGTGCCACATTGGAAATACCGGGACCAACCAGGTGA